A stretch of the Candidatus Jettenia sp. AMX2 genome encodes the following:
- a CDS encoding YihY/virulence factor BrkB family protein, which yields MTVKVKNPFSIYKKIKNFISTDLWAEDKEASNLKRFLRKSLMICFITVKWFNEGPWVLRASALTFITLVSLVPLLAFILSISKGLGAEKILDQKINEYISELPGGEVTSSYVNFKTRLLGRIDGIELTVPSAKQDLLNLVEDFDIPVISKDRKEKGYPFRSGEPEDTPTFLGPPMPLPSVQEATREAVEDFKKELFHAIHAIDFEVRNAKRELNERIEHITLLIPTNISLNAYLYKEHIMRFVERTSFGYLGAIGFLILLYFALRALSLIEDSVNEIWKIKRSRPMFRRFSNYISVVIIFPILLITSTAITAALTSERLIAFLDMFWIGRIYLTMLGWLLPILSLWFAFSAIYILVPNTKVKYIPGIIGGIVGGTMFYLLQIFYFKGQAGLARYNVIYGAFAAVPLFIAWLQAGWIVVLFGVELTFVIQNSRAIKLRRRSLKINYASRELLALVLMERIASQFMDGKGERWSDERLSESLNVPIGLVQYIMSQLSAASLVVEIPVEHDTYYMPGRDIDTMYVSEILSVIRNYGENLEPISMTSYDQRIARLIDETQNAVKNYMKFTIKEVIQSIRSEEEHPPSLC from the coding sequence ATGACGGTTAAGGTAAAAAATCCTTTCTCAATCTATAAAAAGATAAAAAATTTTATTTCCACCGACCTTTGGGCTGAGGACAAAGAGGCCTCTAACCTGAAAAGGTTTTTGCGTAAATCCCTGATGATTTGCTTTATTACCGTAAAATGGTTTAATGAGGGACCATGGGTATTGAGGGCTTCTGCATTAACCTTTATTACCTTGGTATCACTGGTTCCTCTTCTGGCTTTTATCCTGTCGATATCAAAAGGCCTTGGCGCTGAAAAGATACTTGATCAGAAGATTAATGAATATATTTCCGAACTCCCCGGTGGAGAAGTGACATCATCATATGTTAATTTTAAAACAAGACTTCTTGGCAGGATTGACGGGATAGAACTGACAGTTCCTTCTGCCAAACAGGATCTCCTGAATCTGGTCGAGGATTTTGATATACCGGTTATTTCTAAAGACAGAAAAGAAAAAGGATATCCGTTTCGATCCGGAGAACCGGAGGATACCCCAACCTTTCTCGGACCGCCAATGCCGCTCCCTTCAGTGCAGGAAGCGACACGGGAAGCCGTTGAGGATTTCAAAAAAGAGCTCTTTCATGCTATCCATGCAATAGATTTTGAGGTGAGAAATGCGAAAAGAGAGCTCAATGAGCGTATCGAACATATTACACTGTTAATACCAACAAATATCAGTTTAAATGCCTACCTTTATAAAGAGCATATTATGCGCTTTGTTGAAAGGACAAGCTTTGGCTACCTGGGCGCTATCGGGTTTCTTATCCTCCTGTATTTTGCGCTGAGGGCATTGAGTTTAATCGAGGATTCGGTGAACGAAATCTGGAAGATTAAAAGGTCCCGCCCTATGTTCAGAAGGTTCAGTAATTATATCAGTGTAGTGATAATCTTTCCTATCCTTCTTATTACCTCAACAGCCATAACTGCAGCCCTGACGAGCGAAAGACTGATTGCCTTCCTTGATATGTTCTGGATTGGCAGGATTTATTTAACCATGCTCGGATGGCTTTTGCCAATACTATCATTATGGTTTGCCTTTAGTGCCATTTATATCCTTGTTCCGAATACCAAAGTGAAATATATCCCGGGTATAATCGGTGGCATCGTAGGTGGTACAATGTTCTATTTGCTTCAGATTTTCTATTTTAAAGGCCAGGCAGGCCTTGCCAGGTATAATGTAATTTACGGAGCATTTGCCGCTGTACCACTTTTTATTGCATGGCTCCAGGCAGGCTGGATTGTTGTTCTTTTTGGAGTAGAGCTTACCTTTGTCATCCAGAATAGCAGGGCTATCAAATTGAGACGCAGGTCGCTGAAGATTAACTATGCATCACGCGAACTTCTTGCTCTCGTTCTTATGGAAAGGATTGCCTCCCAGTTTATGGACGGAAAAGGTGAGCGGTGGTCTGATGAACGTTTATCGGAATCGCTCAACGTTCCTATCGGATTGGTCCAGTATATCATGTCTCAGCTTTCTGCAGCCTCGCTTGTGGTGGAAATTCCGGTTGAACATGATACCTATTATATGCCGGGGCGTGATATTGACACAATGTATGTAAGTGAAATATTAAGTGTTATAAGGAATTACGGAGAAAATCTGGAGCCTATCAGCATGACGTCTTATGATCAAAGAATTGCAAGACTTATAGACGAGACCCAAAATGCGGTAAAAAATTATATGAAATTCACGATCAAAGAAGTCATTCAAAGCATAAGAAGCGAAGAAGAACATCCCCCGTCCCTCTGCTAA
- a CDS encoding SHOCT domain-containing protein: MGFQKLRHITVLTGIGIILFICFLQDIHAEIYQSGKITVQHEEMPVRKNRRPIRFEHPYTLSGDVLTNVLSYTYYEEKGFLKSKESQRVFEDDEIRILVPLIIQAFSVAEPNQVILVSSYSERMILSDKQNYFILFITDNQLHMVFSRVRALQTFNDNMSAKRIYTQTRENPSRMKQSSFWKLIPAAGKQLKLQHENWLIADLYHETYQQPVARRIGTVDEKIKMETSDLDARLKKLEEMVGSGMDRVSDKPETAGFPVSAGRIHGESEIREKLIVLHEMVNEGLLSQEDYDYKKAELLKEAMTDMAGMGIRDQLRQLKDLKLDGFITEDDYNRKKKELLDQF; this comes from the coding sequence AAAATTAAGACATATAACCGTGCTTACAGGAATTGGTATTATACTGTTCATCTGCTTTTTGCAGGATATACATGCTGAAATATATCAAAGCGGTAAGATTACGGTACAGCATGAGGAAATGCCGGTAAGGAAGAATAGACGACCTATCCGTTTTGAACATCCCTATACGTTGTCAGGAGACGTTCTGACAAACGTATTATCATACACATATTATGAAGAAAAAGGTTTTTTGAAATCTAAGGAATCACAGCGCGTTTTTGAGGATGATGAAATAAGAATATTGGTTCCGTTGATAATTCAGGCATTCTCCGTTGCAGAACCTAACCAGGTCATTCTTGTTTCATCGTATTCGGAGCGAATGATTCTGTCAGACAAACAGAATTATTTCATTCTGTTTATTACCGATAATCAATTGCATATGGTATTCAGTCGTGTTCGTGCACTTCAAACGTTTAACGATAACATGTCAGCGAAAAGAATATACACACAGACAAGGGAAAACCCTTCCCGCATGAAACAAAGCAGCTTCTGGAAATTAATTCCTGCAGCGGGAAAACAGCTTAAGCTGCAGCATGAAAACTGGCTTATTGCTGATTTATATCATGAAACTTATCAACAGCCCGTTGCACGGCGCATTGGTACCGTTGATGAGAAAATTAAAATGGAGACATCCGATTTGGATGCCCGCTTGAAGAAACTGGAAGAAATGGTGGGCAGCGGCATGGACCGCGTGTCCGATAAACCCGAAACAGCCGGATTCCCGGTCTCCGCAGGGAGGATTCACGGGGAGAGTGAAATACGGGAAAAATTGATAGTCCTCCATGAAATGGTCAATGAGGGACTTCTCTCCCAGGAGGATTATGATTACAAGAAGGCCGAATTACTCAAAGAAGCTATGACCGATATGGCAGGCATGGGTATAAGGGACCAATTACGCCAGCTGAAAGACCTTAAATTGGATGGTTTCATTACGGAAGATGATTATAACAGGAAAAAGAAGGAGTTGTTAGACCAGTTTTGA
- a CDS encoding DNA-binding protein, translating into MRRFSVVFTAMLVPATIGFLYDANAYFMQPAEQPKNAKAQQEESPLSGKIVETMNSGGYTYMLLEKDGKRTWVAVKEMKVAVGENVTLEPGHEMTNFTSQTLNRTFDKIIFSTGLSSSYYHSYEAMGSKGSMAVTPGNIKVEKASGQNSYTVAELYARRTELDQKNVVLRGKVVKVSTGILAKNWLHIQDGTGSADAGTHDIVVTTQDLPSVGDIVTANGVLFKDKDFGSGYKYDVIVEKAAVKKE; encoded by the coding sequence ATGAGAAGATTTTCGGTAGTGTTTACTGCTATGTTGGTGCCGGCCACCATTGGTTTTCTGTACGACGCAAATGCATATTTCATGCAACCCGCAGAACAGCCAAAGAATGCGAAAGCACAACAGGAGGAATCACCTCTTTCAGGTAAGATTGTGGAGACCATGAATAGCGGTGGTTATACCTATATGCTTCTTGAGAAGGATGGTAAAAGGACATGGGTAGCGGTAAAAGAGATGAAGGTGGCAGTCGGGGAAAATGTAACCCTGGAGCCAGGGCATGAGATGACCAATTTTACAAGTCAGACACTGAACAGGACATTTGACAAGATTATTTTTTCAACCGGATTAAGCTCCTCTTACTATCATAGTTATGAGGCAATGGGCAGTAAGGGTAGCATGGCCGTTACCCCCGGGAATATAAAAGTTGAAAAAGCCTCAGGGCAGAATTCCTATACCGTAGCAGAATTATATGCAAGAAGAACAGAACTTGACCAGAAAAACGTTGTTCTCCGGGGCAAGGTTGTCAAGGTATCAACGGGCATCCTGGCGAAAAATTGGTTACATATCCAGGATGGGACAGGAAGTGCAGATGCCGGTACGCACGATATTGTGGTAACTACGCAGGACCTTCCATCTGTAGGGGATATTGTTACCGCAAATGGTGTTCTTTTTAAAGACAAGGATTTCGGAAGCGGTTATAAGTATGATGTAATTGTAGAGAAGGCCGCTGTGAAAAAAGAATAG
- a CDS encoding mechanosensitive ion channel, protein MKPVFLADFSAQFIQWLNKLGIDEKYTSWIGALSPAGKYIGALLIFFIGKFICKCIGKAVTKGMKRSGIEARLGQTAESTGATISALAGTLVYSILLLFVLIISLDFAGLSRITDPLTDLFGKFIGILPGLVSAGIIFFIGYFLAKVVRSILQNILSAAKVDERLGMVSGNAPIANGLSTAVFALIILWVIPTALEALGIKAIAEPIQGIVDSVVGSVEYIILAAAIAGVGIFVANLARRLVSNLLAGIGADSYPARIGLNMPAEGNRSVSSIAGLVTFVSILILAGTAALKELKIDILVHASENLFSGYFNILLALLIVGAGLIAARFAHKSLVEKQAVLAQVARVAIIVVSSVTALSRSGIAPDITSTPYLALIIATATALGIGGGIAIGLGSKDYVSRWLEKRG, encoded by the coding sequence ATGAAACCGGTTTTTCTTGCAGATTTTTCAGCTCAGTTTATTCAGTGGCTAAACAAACTCGGTATTGATGAAAAATACACCAGTTGGATAGGGGCCCTTAGTCCTGCCGGAAAATATATTGGCGCCCTGCTGATATTTTTTATCGGTAAATTTATCTGCAAATGCATCGGCAAGGCAGTTACGAAGGGAATGAAAAGGTCAGGCATAGAAGCAAGGCTTGGGCAAACAGCGGAGAGTACCGGTGCCACCATTTCTGCCCTTGCAGGCACTCTGGTTTACAGCATCCTGCTCTTATTCGTACTCATAATCTCCCTTGACTTTGCAGGTTTAAGCCGTATAACCGACCCACTCACTGACCTGTTCGGTAAATTTATCGGTATATTACCCGGCCTGGTGAGTGCGGGAATCATCTTTTTTATCGGATATTTTCTTGCCAAAGTGGTGCGATCGATCCTGCAAAATATTTTATCTGCTGCCAAGGTAGATGAACGGCTTGGCATGGTCAGTGGCAATGCCCCAATTGCCAACGGACTTTCCACGGCAGTATTTGCACTCATCATCCTTTGGGTAATACCCACCGCACTAGAAGCCCTCGGTATAAAGGCCATTGCAGAGCCAATTCAGGGTATCGTTGATTCTGTAGTTGGTTCCGTTGAATATATTATTCTTGCTGCGGCAATAGCCGGTGTGGGGATTTTTGTGGCAAATCTGGCCCGCCGCCTGGTCTCAAATTTGCTAGCAGGTATCGGCGCCGATAGTTATCCTGCCCGTATTGGTCTGAATATGCCCGCAGAAGGAAACCGTTCGGTTTCTTCCATTGCCGGGCTTGTTACCTTTGTGAGCATTCTGATCCTTGCAGGTACTGCCGCCCTTAAGGAATTAAAAATCGACATCCTGGTCCACGCATCAGAAAATCTTTTCTCCGGGTATTTCAACATTCTCCTGGCCCTGCTTATTGTTGGAGCCGGCCTGATTGCAGCACGCTTTGCGCACAAATCGCTCGTAGAAAAACAGGCGGTACTTGCCCAGGTAGCACGGGTTGCCATCATTGTTGTATCATCTGTTACGGCGTTAAGCCGTTCCGGGATAGCTCCCGACATCACCAGTACGCCATACCTTGCACTTATAATCGCAACAGCCACCGCACTCGGTATTGGTGGCGGGATAGCGATTGGATTGGGAAGTAAAGATTATGTCTCACGCTGGTTAGAGAAACGCGGCTGA
- the malQ gene encoding 4-alpha-glucanotransferase produces the protein MKKRGSGILFHVTSLPSPYGIGDLGTWAYRFADFLSQTKQSIWQILPLNPTDLAHGNSPYNSMSAFANNTLLISPELMFQSGLLNKSDIEPAPVFPEDQVIYHEATMYKKQLFDKAYHRFKENRWNRYEYEKFCFDQSGWLDDFSLFTVIKNLFQGQVWNEWPFEIRDREPESLETLKKQHHDTIEKEKFLQYLFFQQWSALKNYCNSHGIQILGDMPIYVCHDSADVWANPDIFKLNEKKQPAFIAGVPPDYFSSTGQLWGNPVYQWNRLKETGYAWWIQRIKQNLNLFDMVRIDHFRGFVAYWEVPATEKTAIQGSWVEGPAEDLFTTLLKHFPYLPIIAEDLGTITPDVREIIRFFEFPGMRVLLFAFGSDLPKNPYAPHNHIKNSLVYTGTHDNNTVKGWYEKEASQEEKERLFHYTGRRTPVEDIHWEFIRLAMMSVANLAIFPMQDVLGLGEEGRMNFPSVTKGNWLWRLLPTQLTPELAQRLREMTNIYGRA, from the coding sequence ATGAAAAAAAGAGGCAGTGGCATTTTATTTCATGTCACTTCATTACCATCTCCATACGGGATAGGTGATCTTGGTACCTGGGCTTACAGGTTTGCTGATTTTCTCTCACAAACGAAACAAAGCATCTGGCAAATACTTCCGCTCAATCCAACCGATCTTGCACATGGCAACTCCCCCTATAATAGCATGTCAGCATTTGCAAACAATACCCTGCTTATTAGCCCCGAACTTATGTTCCAGAGCGGATTGCTCAATAAGAGTGATATTGAACCTGCTCCTGTTTTTCCAGAAGATCAGGTTATTTATCACGAAGCAACGATGTATAAAAAACAACTCTTTGACAAGGCCTACCATCGTTTCAAAGAAAACCGATGGAACAGATACGAATATGAGAAATTTTGCTTCGATCAGTCAGGCTGGCTTGATGATTTCTCCCTGTTTACCGTTATCAAAAATCTCTTCCAGGGCCAGGTATGGAACGAATGGCCCTTTGAGATAAGAGATAGAGAGCCGGAATCCCTGGAAACATTAAAAAAGCAACACCACGATACTATCGAAAAAGAAAAATTTTTGCAATATCTTTTTTTTCAGCAGTGGTCTGCTCTGAAAAATTATTGTAATAGCCACGGCATCCAGATTCTGGGAGATATGCCTATTTACGTATGTCACGACAGTGCTGATGTGTGGGCGAATCCGGATATTTTCAAATTAAACGAAAAGAAACAACCGGCCTTTATTGCCGGAGTACCACCTGATTATTTCAGCAGTACCGGACAACTCTGGGGCAATCCGGTTTATCAATGGAACCGGCTGAAAGAGACCGGATATGCCTGGTGGATTCAGAGGATAAAGCAAAACCTGAATCTTTTTGATATGGTACGGATCGACCATTTTCGCGGTTTTGTTGCTTACTGGGAAGTACCAGCGACTGAGAAAACGGCTATTCAAGGAAGCTGGGTCGAGGGACCGGCTGAAGACCTGTTTACTACCCTGCTGAAACATTTTCCCTATCTTCCGATCATTGCCGAAGACCTTGGAACCATTACCCCTGATGTGAGAGAGATTATTCGTTTCTTCGAATTTCCCGGCATGCGGGTGCTTCTGTTTGCCTTTGGCAGTGACCTTCCGAAAAATCCTTATGCACCCCACAATCATATCAAAAATAGTCTGGTGTACACAGGAACCCATGATAATAATACCGTTAAGGGCTGGTATGAAAAGGAAGCATCGCAGGAAGAAAAAGAGAGACTGTTTCATTATACCGGAAGGCGTACTCCTGTAGAAGACATTCACTGGGAATTCATCAGACTTGCAATGATGTCGGTGGCGAATCTGGCGATTTTCCCGATGCAGGATGTTCTTGGCCTCGGAGAGGAGGGCCGCATGAATTTCCCTTCTGTTACAAAAGGAAACTGGCTGTGGCGCCTTTTACCCACACAGTTAACACCTGAACTGGCACAAAGACTTCGGGAAATGACAAATATTTATGGAAGGGCATAA
- a CDS encoding protein kinase, which translates to MCKVYLRFTFFQATGILILKDTAKTKNESVAHNEVVKMHSINTYLFKEFKHTPGHRANYAILCNAEFKENQWGIKYSPVNAYPKEYKILSAFSHPQIPVQYKEGTDMMYRAGKPLIIQNYIILSHCEGEDVVDYYKKRDLPDQQEIQNLIEYFSSITLPLHYLHSKGYIHSDIKPGHLILNPHTRTISLIDLECAIKTGDMIRGMSKEYASPEQKQMIRLLRNRSESESDKSILKKIKLTATSDLYSLGLILYQVATSTLWQETAIAPGKINKAIPDTLNRIILGLLEEEPGNRISSSEELQKELKSV; encoded by the coding sequence TTGTGCAAAGTATATTTACGATTTACTTTCTTCCAGGCCACAGGTATACTTATTTTAAAAGACACTGCCAAAACCAAAAACGAAAGTGTTGCTCATAATGAGGTTGTAAAAATGCATTCAATTAATACCTATCTTTTTAAAGAATTTAAGCATACCCCGGGCCATCGGGCAAATTATGCTATTCTTTGCAATGCTGAATTTAAAGAAAATCAATGGGGTATAAAATACTCACCTGTCAATGCCTATCCAAAAGAATACAAAATCCTTTCCGCTTTTTCACATCCCCAGATCCCGGTTCAATATAAGGAAGGAACCGATATGATGTACAGGGCAGGAAAGCCATTAATCATTCAAAATTACATTATCCTCTCACATTGCGAAGGAGAAGATGTTGTAGACTATTACAAGAAAAGAGATTTGCCGGATCAACAGGAAATTCAAAACCTGATTGAATATTTTTCCAGCATTACCCTGCCTCTGCACTACCTTCATTCCAAAGGATATATTCATTCTGATATTAAACCCGGTCATCTCATCTTAAATCCCCATACAAGGACAATATCCCTGATTGACCTTGAGTGTGCAATTAAGACAGGCGATATGATTCGCGGGATGAGTAAGGAATACGCATCACCGGAACAAAAACAGATGATTCGTTTACTAAGAAACCGGTCGGAAAGCGAAAGCGATAAATCCATTCTGAAAAAGATCAAACTTACCGCAACCTCTGATCTTTATTCACTCGGCCTGATCCTCTATCAGGTTGCAACAAGTACCTTATGGCAGGAAACCGCTATCGCTCCCGGGAAAATCAACAAAGCGATTCCAGATACATTAAACAGGATTATTCTGGGATTGCTGGAGGAAGAGCCCGGCAACCGGATTTCTTCTTCAGAAGAGCTGCAGAAAGAATTGAAGTCGGTGTAG
- a CDS encoding DUF11 domain-containing protein produces MKWTKRTCALLWIVSIMVFTLFGCNNFRPDGALERTKTSQYHRPTRMDRLPEPAPAPAPEKKPVHKPEVPKVGLFADAAYPTSDKHMGSVIYIQKAGESTGRVGFEYCYTILVTNLTKRAVENVEVVQTLPDNFEVKNSVPEMAAGSTRTVARWFLGELGPEETREIRVCGLPTKSGSMVFCADVSYSLPGICINPTITEPLLAILKRAPSEVLLCDMIPLTFAVTNTGTGFADDVKVVESLPRGLRTQDGKRDVELHVGRLNPGETKEMTLMVQAETTGEFRNTAMVIGGGGLSAESNTTTTFVRQPVLTIAKRGPEMIYLGRDITYEIAVKNEGDGVASDTILEDVLPANTSFVSATGGGILSGNTVIWNLGVLPPDASREVHLTVKTTEKDVVRNTVTAKAFCAEAVSATTATQVVGIAAILLEVVDVRDPVKVGETETYIITVTNQGTAVGTNIQIVCELEEEMEYVTSTGPTPATVSDDGMRVAFAPLPRLAPREKATWTVDVKAVSRGDVRFRVKMTEDRLTRPVEETEATTFYQYEYFDIFER; encoded by the coding sequence ATGAAGTGGACAAAAAGGACATGCGCCTTGTTATGGATTGTTAGTATTATGGTGTTTACATTGTTCGGATGTAATAATTTCAGGCCCGACGGCGCTCTGGAGCGTACAAAAACATCTCAGTATCACAGGCCAACAAGAATGGATAGATTGCCCGAACCAGCACCAGCACCAGCACCGGAAAAAAAACCTGTACACAAACCGGAAGTACCCAAGGTCGGTTTGTTTGCCGATGCGGCGTATCCGACAAGTGATAAACACATGGGAAGCGTAATTTATATCCAGAAAGCAGGGGAATCAACAGGGCGCGTTGGATTTGAGTATTGTTATACCATATTGGTTACGAACCTTACAAAACGGGCCGTTGAAAATGTTGAGGTTGTTCAGACACTCCCGGATAATTTTGAAGTGAAAAATTCTGTTCCGGAAATGGCGGCTGGGAGCACCAGAACAGTGGCCAGGTGGTTCCTGGGAGAATTAGGTCCGGAGGAAACGAGGGAAATCCGCGTGTGCGGTCTTCCGACAAAAAGCGGAAGCATGGTTTTTTGTGCTGATGTGAGCTACAGTCTTCCGGGTATTTGTATCAACCCTACTATCACCGAACCATTGCTGGCAATTCTGAAGCGTGCACCATCTGAAGTGCTGCTCTGCGATATGATACCGCTGACTTTTGCTGTTACCAATACCGGTACCGGGTTTGCCGATGATGTTAAGGTGGTAGAGTCATTACCCAGAGGGCTACGGACACAGGATGGCAAGAGGGATGTTGAGTTACATGTTGGCAGGCTGAATCCGGGGGAAACAAAGGAGATGACCTTGATGGTCCAGGCTGAAACTACCGGAGAGTTTCGGAATACAGCGATGGTCATTGGTGGCGGTGGTTTAAGTGCAGAATCCAATACAACAACAACCTTTGTAAGGCAGCCTGTGCTTACCATTGCTAAGAGGGGTCCTGAAATGATTTATTTGGGGCGTGATATTACCTATGAAATCGCAGTGAAAAATGAAGGTGATGGTGTGGCATCCGATACAATCCTTGAGGATGTCTTGCCTGCAAACACATCGTTTGTCAGTGCTACGGGCGGTGGTATATTGTCAGGGAATACGGTTATCTGGAACCTCGGCGTTTTACCGCCTGATGCCTCGAGGGAGGTTCACCTGACAGTGAAGACTACCGAAAAGGATGTTGTGAGAAATACGGTAACGGCAAAAGCATTCTGTGCAGAGGCGGTGTCTGCAACCACAGCAACACAAGTTGTTGGTATTGCTGCAATACTCCTTGAGGTTGTCGATGTGAGAGACCCGGTCAAGGTAGGTGAGACAGAGACGTATATTATTACCGTAACCAACCAGGGCACAGCCGTAGGAACCAATATTCAGATTGTGTGCGAACTTGAGGAGGAAATGGAATATGTAACCTCAACAGGACCAACGCCGGCAACCGTTTCTGACGATGGCATGAGAGTAGCCTTCGCTCCGTTACCACGCCTGGCACCAAGAGAAAAAGCTACCTGGACAGTCGATGTGAAGGCGGTAAGCAGAGGGGACGTTCGTTTCCGTGTTAAGATGACAGAGGATCGCCTGACGAGACCGGTAGAAGAGACAGAGGCGACAACCTTCTATCAGTATGAATATTTTGATATTTTTGAAAGATAA
- a CDS encoding phosphomannomutase produces MRNDAFENAGECWKIILSDVKKNVNLLKEIERFARENTAPATIVFGTSGWRGETGTDFTFHNVRIVTAAIIEMYKTGGPALLNALGIKDFEELKKRGVIVGHDNRFLGPEFATSVMGLLTKEGIKVYYAGETTTPELSAAIDMINAACSINLTPSHNPANYSGFKFNPSDGGPAGSEITNVIEKNANRFMEDCVIRDEDEIMPEKLYKIHTIELYQEFLKKRGIIDLEKIRRFVREENCLICIDHVHGATRGRPDVLLGKGPGIHSLRTGDDYLFGGKPPEPSAKNMRLVLDHLEKNTGRFKLGVIMDPDGDRIRFTDGKADISMNHFGAMALHFLYTYKNISGVLVKSVATSNFGNAIAEKLGIPVRETAVGFKNFRPYMLPSAEEHALVAYEESDGISAYNNTLEKDALFGLLLAIEMMADTRKNISEYLRELEEKYGAFYPERASLLVERHLAGRPLLQRLLRLHEKLCRGNKIAIGKEQKEIKNVITVDGIKVLFEDDSWLLIRPSGTEPKVRFYVETRSPEELDSMVETAERLTKEAVS; encoded by the coding sequence ATGAGAAATGATGCCTTTGAAAATGCAGGAGAATGCTGGAAGATTATACTTTCTGACGTGAAAAAGAATGTAAATCTTCTGAAAGAAATCGAAAGATTTGCAAGGGAAAATACAGCCCCCGCCACAATAGTTTTTGGGACTTCGGGCTGGAGAGGAGAAACAGGTACAGATTTTACCTTTCATAATGTGCGCATCGTTACTGCTGCCATTATAGAAATGTATAAAACCGGAGGGCCGGCATTACTGAATGCACTTGGTATAAAAGATTTTGAAGAATTAAAAAAGCGTGGCGTTATTGTAGGACACGATAACAGATTTTTGGGACCGGAATTTGCTACATCGGTAATGGGGCTGCTGACAAAAGAGGGAATTAAGGTTTACTACGCCGGTGAGACCACAACACCCGAGCTGTCAGCTGCCATTGATATGATAAATGCCGCTTGTTCGATAAACCTAACACCTTCTCATAATCCTGCCAATTATTCCGGGTTCAAGTTCAATCCCTCCGATGGTGGTCCTGCCGGTTCCGAAATCACAAATGTTATAGAGAAAAATGCAAACAGATTCATGGAAGATTGTGTCATAAGAGATGAAGACGAAATCATGCCTGAGAAACTGTATAAGATACATACCATAGAGCTTTATCAGGAGTTTCTGAAAAAACGAGGCATTATTGATCTTGAAAAGATCAGACGCTTCGTCAGAGAGGAAAATTGCCTTATTTGCATAGATCATGTTCACGGTGCTACAAGAGGGAGACCTGATGTGCTGTTGGGGAAAGGTCCCGGGATCCATTCTTTAAGAACCGGGGATGATTATTTGTTCGGTGGCAAACCTCCGGAGCCTTCAGCAAAGAATATGAGGCTGGTATTGGATCATCTGGAGAAAAATACAGGAAGGTTTAAATTAGGGGTAATTATGGATCCGGACGGTGACAGGATAAGATTCACTGACGGAAAAGCGGATATCTCCATGAATCACTTTGGTGCTATGGCGCTGCATTTTCTGTATACATACAAGAATATCTCCGGTGTTCTGGTAAAGTCTGTAGCAACGAGTAATTTCGGGAATGCTATAGCAGAAAAACTTGGCATTCCTGTAAGAGAAACGGCGGTTGGCTTTAAAAACTTCAGGCCGTATATGCTTCCATCTGCTGAAGAACATGCCCTTGTGGCTTATGAAGAAAGTGATGGAATATCAGCTTATAATAATACCCTCGAAAAAGATGCACTGTTTGGTCTGCTGCTTGCCATTGAAATGATGGCCGATACAAGAAAAAATATCAGCGAGTACCTCCGGGAACTTGAGGAGAAATATGGGGCTTTTTATCCCGAAAGGGCATCGCTTCTGGTTGAACGTCACCTTGCCGGAAGGCCTCTTTTGCAAAGATTGTTACGTCTTCACGAGAAACTCTGCCGGGGAAATAAAATAGCCATTGGTAAAGAACAGAAAGAAATCAAAAACGTAATTACTGTTGATGGGATAAAAGTACTGTTTGAAGACGATTCATGGCTTTTGATAAGACCCTCGGGTACCGAACCAAAGGTACGGTTTTATGTAGAAACAAGATCACCGGAAGAACTTGACAGTATGGTTGAAACAGCAGAAAGGCTAACAAAAGAGGCGGTTTCATAG